In Microbacterium maritypicum, the following are encoded in one genomic region:
- a CDS encoding iron-siderophore ABC transporter substrate-binding protein, with protein MKKKPLALIALGGALVMALAGCGTTQAPAASDSDASASTSAGCGDDTTATSTGAVSVTDDLGRTVELDKPAERIAVLEWQQIEDALSLCVTPVAVADAEGYSTWVTAEELPEGVTDVGTRQEPNLETLFGTEPDLVIVEVSAADDPIVAQLEAYDVPVLATIGADAADPIAKMLGTLDLIAQVTGREERAEVVADEFQAHLDSASAELADLDLPTTEFVFFDGWVDGGNVALRPFGQGSLVGEIGEKLGLKNAWTGEVDPTYGLGQTDVEGMTTVGDASLFYTGTEDPESESFIDALQDNPAWTSLPAVADDRLTAFPAGIWTFGGPRSTQQIIDGYVEVLSK; from the coding sequence ATGAAGAAGAAGCCCCTCGCCCTGATCGCCCTCGGCGGCGCACTCGTGATGGCCCTCGCCGGCTGCGGCACCACCCAGGCCCCCGCCGCCTCCGACTCCGACGCCTCGGCCTCGACGAGCGCGGGTTGCGGCGACGACACCACCGCGACCTCGACGGGCGCCGTCTCCGTCACGGATGACCTCGGCCGCACGGTCGAACTCGACAAGCCCGCCGAGCGGATCGCGGTGCTCGAGTGGCAGCAGATCGAGGATGCGCTGTCGCTGTGCGTCACCCCGGTCGCGGTCGCCGACGCCGAGGGCTACAGCACGTGGGTCACCGCGGAGGAGCTCCCGGAGGGTGTGACCGACGTCGGCACCCGCCAGGAGCCGAACCTCGAGACGCTGTTCGGCACCGAGCCCGACCTCGTGATCGTCGAGGTCAGCGCCGCGGACGACCCCATCGTCGCCCAGCTCGAGGCCTACGACGTGCCGGTGCTCGCGACCATCGGTGCGGATGCCGCCGACCCCATCGCGAAGATGCTCGGCACGCTCGACCTCATCGCCCAGGTGACCGGCCGCGAGGAGCGCGCCGAGGTCGTCGCCGACGAGTTCCAGGCCCACTTGGACTCGGCATCGGCCGAACTCGCGGATCTCGACCTGCCCACGACGGAGTTCGTGTTCTTCGACGGCTGGGTCGACGGCGGCAACGTCGCGCTGCGTCCGTTCGGCCAGGGCTCGCTGGTCGGGGAGATCGGCGAGAAGCTCGGTCTGAAGAACGCCTGGACCGGCGAGGTCGACCCCACGTACGGCCTCGGCCAGACCGATGTCGAGGGCATGACCACGGTCGGCGACGCCAGCCTGTTCTACACCGGCACCGAAGACCCCGAGTCCGAGAGCTTCATCGACGCCCTGCAGGACAACCCGGCCTGGACCTCGCTGCCCGCCGTGGCCGATGACCGCCTCACCGCGTTCCCCGCCGGGATCTGGACGTTCGGCGGACCGCGCTCGACCCAGCAGATCATCGACGGCTATGTCGAGGTGCTCTCGAAGTGA
- a CDS encoding iron ABC transporter permease — MTGALRLDDAAATTEPARPAPAVAPDEAEGRRPGALLTGIGVLVALAIVLVAVACWHLTQGTSGAVFADTEVLWGSRVPRLAAGIAVGVALGVAGILLQSLARNALASPDTLGVTAGVYLAVTALAAFGIAVPVWASGAVAFAGGLIAAGIVLGLAGGAGSSTTRLILAGTALALAFQAGTSTLLILFDEETKGLLAWGSGSLSQLGLTAFLQAAPVVVVVTAAALLLARRFDILALGDDTASSLGVPIRSTRAIGILLAVTLTAVSVTLAGPMGFVGLCAPVLARLLTRVVPSLNRHLLLIPAAGLLGAIVVILSDALLRAIIGAEAAILIPTGVATTLLGAIVLVLMARRLRDAGPTREPPRVRFGVRSRLRFRITMVVVVLGVIGVLLLGLLAGHTWLLTGDIALWLQGEAPPAIAFALDERAPRIVAAVVAGGALALSGAIIQGVSRNPLADPSILGVTGGGGLGAVLVITSAVSSTAGMIAGAIAGALLAFALVYLLSWRGGLNADRFLLIGIGVSYFTVSLTTFFLLRSNPWDTPKIYSWLSGTTYGRVWEQVLPLAIVLAIALPFVVMSRRELDVLSLDEDTPRLVGIRLEPVRLTLLVVAAVLAALSVTAIGVIGFVGLVAPHAARALVGARHARVIPVAVLLGGLLVGVADTIGRTVIAPAQLPAGLVVALIGAPYFVWLLWRSRDA, encoded by the coding sequence GTGACGGGTGCCCTTCGCCTCGACGACGCGGCGGCCACGACGGAGCCGGCGCGCCCGGCTCCCGCCGTCGCGCCCGACGAGGCGGAGGGACGCCGGCCGGGTGCCCTGCTGACGGGCATCGGCGTGCTCGTCGCCCTTGCGATCGTGCTCGTCGCCGTGGCCTGCTGGCATCTCACGCAGGGCACGAGCGGTGCCGTGTTCGCTGACACCGAGGTGCTGTGGGGGTCGCGGGTGCCACGCCTCGCCGCGGGCATCGCCGTGGGGGTGGCGCTCGGCGTCGCCGGCATCCTGCTCCAGTCGCTCGCCCGCAACGCTCTGGCCTCGCCGGACACGCTGGGCGTGACCGCCGGTGTCTATCTCGCGGTGACGGCGCTCGCGGCGTTCGGCATCGCGGTGCCGGTGTGGGCGTCGGGCGCTGTCGCGTTCGCCGGGGGCCTCATCGCCGCGGGGATCGTGCTCGGCCTCGCCGGTGGTGCGGGGTCGTCGACCACGCGGCTGATCCTCGCGGGCACGGCCCTCGCGCTCGCATTCCAGGCCGGCACTTCGACCCTGCTCATCCTCTTCGACGAGGAGACCAAGGGGCTGCTGGCGTGGGGAAGCGGCAGCCTGTCGCAGCTCGGGCTGACCGCGTTCCTGCAGGCGGCACCCGTCGTGGTCGTGGTGACGGCGGCGGCCCTGCTGCTCGCGCGGCGGTTCGACATCCTGGCGCTCGGCGACGACACGGCATCCTCCCTGGGTGTGCCGATCCGCTCGACGAGGGCCATCGGCATCCTGCTCGCCGTCACGCTCACCGCGGTGTCGGTGACGCTCGCGGGGCCGATGGGCTTCGTCGGGCTGTGTGCGCCCGTGCTCGCCCGTCTGCTGACGCGGGTGGTGCCGAGTCTGAACCGCCATCTGCTCCTGATCCCGGCGGCCGGCCTCCTCGGCGCGATCGTCGTGATCCTCTCGGATGCTCTGCTGCGGGCGATCATCGGGGCCGAGGCGGCGATCCTCATCCCGACCGGCGTCGCGACCACGCTTCTCGGAGCCATCGTGCTCGTGCTCATGGCGCGGCGCCTGCGCGATGCCGGTCCGACGCGAGAGCCTCCGCGGGTGCGGTTCGGCGTGCGCAGCCGACTCCGGTTCCGCATCACCATGGTGGTCGTCGTGCTGGGCGTGATCGGGGTGCTGTTGCTCGGCCTGCTCGCCGGGCACACCTGGCTGCTGACCGGCGACATCGCGCTGTGGCTGCAGGGCGAAGCTCCCCCCGCGATCGCCTTCGCGCTGGACGAGCGGGCGCCGCGCATCGTGGCCGCGGTCGTCGCCGGTGGGGCGCTCGCGCTGTCCGGCGCCATCATCCAGGGGGTGAGCCGGAACCCGCTCGCCGACCCGAGCATCCTCGGCGTCACGGGCGGCGGCGGCCTCGGCGCGGTGCTCGTGATCACGAGTGCCGTCTCCTCCACCGCGGGCATGATCGCGGGTGCCATCGCCGGTGCGCTGTTGGCCTTCGCCCTCGTGTACCTGCTGTCGTGGCGCGGCGGCTTGAACGCCGACAGGTTCCTGTTGATCGGCATCGGCGTCTCGTACTTCACCGTGTCGCTCACGACCTTCTTCCTGCTGAGGTCGAACCCCTGGGACACCCCGAAGATCTACAGCTGGCTGTCGGGCACCACGTACGGCCGGGTGTGGGAGCAGGTGCTGCCGCTGGCGATCGTGCTGGCCATCGCGCTGCCGTTCGTGGTGATGAGCCGTCGTGAGCTCGACGTGCTGTCCCTCGACGAAGACACTCCGCGCCTCGTCGGCATCCGGCTCGAGCCCGTGCGGCTGACGCTGCTGGTCGTGGCGGCGGTGCTCGCGGCCCTCAGCGTGACGGCGATCGGTGTGATCGGCTTCGTCGGGCTCGTCGCTCCGCATGCGGCACGGGCGCTCGTCGGTGCCAGGCACGCCAGGGTGATCCCGGTCGCGGTGCTGCTGGGCGGTCTGCTCGTCGGAGTCGCCGACACCATCGGGCGTACGGTCATCGCCCCCGCCCAACTGCCCGCCGGACTCGTGGTCGCGCTGATCGGAGCCCCGTACTTCGTCTGGCTGCTCTGGCGCTCGCGCGACGCGTAG
- a CDS encoding alpha/beta fold hydrolase, protein MGYITVGNENSTPIELYYEDQGSGQPVVLIHGYPLDGHSWERQTRELLAQGYRVITYDRRGFGGSSKVNAGYDYDTFAADLNTVLETLDLRDVVLVGFSMGTGELARYVAKYGHDRVAKLAFLASLEPFLVQRDDNPEGVPQEVFDGIEAAAKGDRFAWFTDFYKNFYNLDENLGSRISEQAVTGSWNVAIGSAPVAAYAVVSAWIEDFRGDVEAVRAAAKPTLILHGTKDNILPIDATARRFHQAVPDADYVEVEGAPHGLLWTHADEVNAALKDFLAK, encoded by the coding sequence ATGGGCTACATCACCGTCGGAAACGAGAACAGCACTCCGATCGAGCTCTACTACGAAGACCAGGGTTCGGGTCAGCCCGTCGTCCTGATCCACGGCTACCCGCTCGACGGCCACAGCTGGGAGCGTCAGACCCGCGAGCTCCTCGCCCAGGGCTACCGCGTCATCACCTACGACCGCCGCGGCTTCGGCGGATCTTCCAAGGTCAACGCCGGCTACGACTACGACACGTTCGCCGCCGACCTGAACACCGTGCTCGAGACCCTCGACCTGCGCGACGTCGTGCTCGTCGGCTTCTCGATGGGTACCGGAGAGCTCGCCCGCTACGTCGCGAAGTACGGACACGACCGCGTCGCGAAGCTCGCCTTCCTCGCCTCGCTCGAGCCCTTCCTGGTGCAGCGCGACGACAACCCCGAGGGCGTGCCGCAGGAGGTCTTCGACGGCATCGAGGCCGCGGCGAAGGGCGACCGCTTCGCGTGGTTCACCGACTTCTACAAGAACTTCTACAACCTCGACGAGAACCTCGGCTCGCGCATCAGCGAGCAGGCCGTGACCGGCAGCTGGAACGTCGCCATCGGCAGCGCACCCGTGGCCGCCTACGCGGTCGTCTCGGCCTGGATCGAGGACTTCCGTGGCGACGTCGAGGCCGTGCGCGCCGCGGCCAAGCCCACCCTGATCCTGCACGGCACGAAGGACAACATCCTCCCGATCGACGCGACCGCGCGCCGCTTCCACCAGGCGGTGCCGGATGCCGACTACGTCGAGGTCGAGGGCGCCCCGCACGGCCTGCTCTGGACCCACGCCGACGAGGTCAACGCGGCACTGAAGGACTTCCTCGCCAAGTAA
- a CDS encoding TetR/AcrR family transcriptional regulator — MTEDEARERILSAAEELYYRKGYAAVGMDELRSAAGVSLRRLYALFPAKTDIVTAVLARKHAQWESGLSAAVTDAGDDPRTRLLAVYGYLENWFCADDFRGCAFINAFGELGGTNPEVAEIVRTHKASFQEYMAGLVADTGAPAALAAQLSILAEGAQSTAAISKDPSVAVQARGAAEVLIDAAFARA; from the coding sequence ATGACCGAAGACGAGGCCCGAGAGCGCATCCTGTCCGCCGCGGAGGAGCTCTACTACCGCAAGGGGTACGCGGCCGTCGGCATGGACGAGCTGCGCTCGGCCGCCGGCGTGTCGCTGCGTCGCCTCTACGCGCTGTTCCCCGCGAAGACCGACATCGTCACCGCTGTCCTCGCCCGCAAGCACGCCCAGTGGGAGTCCGGGCTCTCCGCGGCCGTGACGGATGCCGGTGATGATCCGCGCACCCGCCTGCTCGCGGTCTACGGATACCTCGAGAACTGGTTCTGCGCCGACGACTTCCGCGGCTGCGCCTTCATCAACGCGTTCGGCGAGCTCGGCGGGACGAACCCCGAGGTCGCCGAGATCGTGCGCACGCACAAGGCGTCGTTCCAGGAGTACATGGCGGGCCTGGTCGCCGACACGGGTGCCCCCGCAGCGCTCGCCGCACAGCTGTCGATCCTCGCCGAGGGGGCGCAGAGCACGGCCGCGATCTCGAAGGACCCCTCCGTGGCCGTGCAGGCGCGCGGCGCCGCGGAGGTCCTGATCGACGCGGCCTTCGCCCGGGCCTGA
- a CDS encoding TspO/MBR family protein — translation MDSRTKGIGRQSLIIAAASFMLIAAAVGAGAFGGTSVDDLQDGALSAQGSYLAPAGPAFSIWSLIYIGLIAYTVWQALPAQRQDARQQAVGGWIAASMVLNGLWLVTARYLTLWLTVVVIALLLAVLARVIVVLGRFPARNLADRILTDGANGLHFGWVTIATVANTAAWLTQIAPESWAEAADAWAIAVLVVVLVIGAAAAWATGRIAPALATAWGLAWLAVGRLTGEPESTPTAITAIIVAVLLVVAGVVAVLRRRARSAQSTSR, via the coding sequence ATGGACTCACGTACGAAGGGCATCGGCCGGCAGAGCCTGATCATCGCGGCGGCATCGTTCATGCTGATCGCGGCCGCCGTGGGCGCAGGAGCCTTCGGCGGAACATCCGTCGACGACCTGCAGGACGGCGCGCTCTCGGCACAGGGCTCGTATCTCGCGCCCGCCGGCCCCGCCTTCTCGATCTGGTCCCTCATCTACATCGGGCTCATCGCGTACACGGTGTGGCAGGCGCTTCCGGCACAGCGACAGGATGCTCGCCAGCAGGCTGTGGGTGGGTGGATCGCCGCCTCGATGGTGCTGAACGGGCTCTGGCTGGTCACCGCGCGGTATCTGACGCTGTGGCTCACGGTCGTCGTTATCGCCCTGCTGCTGGCCGTGCTCGCGCGGGTGATCGTCGTACTGGGGCGCTTCCCGGCGCGAAACCTCGCCGACCGCATCCTGACCGACGGCGCGAACGGCCTGCACTTCGGCTGGGTGACGATCGCGACGGTCGCGAACACGGCCGCGTGGCTGACGCAGATCGCACCCGAGAGTTGGGCGGAGGCCGCGGATGCCTGGGCGATCGCCGTGCTGGTCGTCGTCCTGGTGATCGGTGCCGCTGCCGCGTGGGCGACAGGTCGCATCGCCCCCGCCCTCGCGACGGCCTGGGGTCTGGCCTGGCTCGCGGTCGGCCGTCTCACCGGAGAGCCCGAGAGCACTCCGACGGCGATCACCGCGATCATCGTGGCCGTGCTGCTCGTCGTCGCCGGGGTCGTCGCGGTGCTGCGACGCCGTGCGCGCTCGGCTCAGAGCACGAGCCGGTAG
- a CDS encoding response regulator, giving the protein MKLLIADDDPQMVRALRITLAAHGYEVVVAADGAAAVAAAAQTHPDLIMLDLGMPRLDGIEVIQALRGWTNVPIIVVSGRTGSADKVEALDAGADDFVTKPFQVDELLARLRALSRRSMPANGESTVAFGDVVVDLATKTVTRAGTRVHLTPTEWRMLEHLARHPGALVTRQDLLKEIWGSEQVSDSGYLRLYMSQLRKKLEQEPAAPVHLLTEAGMGYRLVL; this is encoded by the coding sequence GTGAAGCTCCTCATCGCCGACGACGACCCGCAGATGGTGCGGGCGCTGCGGATCACGCTCGCCGCCCATGGATACGAGGTCGTCGTGGCGGCCGACGGTGCCGCCGCGGTCGCTGCTGCCGCGCAGACGCATCCCGACCTCATCATGCTCGACCTGGGGATGCCACGGCTCGACGGCATCGAGGTCATCCAGGCGCTGCGCGGATGGACGAACGTGCCGATCATCGTGGTCTCCGGCCGCACCGGGTCGGCCGACAAGGTCGAGGCTCTGGATGCCGGTGCCGACGACTTCGTGACGAAGCCCTTCCAGGTGGACGAGCTGCTCGCGCGGCTGCGGGCGCTGTCCCGCCGGTCGATGCCGGCGAACGGGGAGTCGACGGTGGCGTTCGGCGACGTCGTGGTCGACCTCGCGACCAAGACCGTCACCCGCGCCGGAACTCGCGTGCACCTGACGCCGACGGAGTGGCGGATGCTGGAGCACCTCGCACGGCATCCGGGTGCCCTGGTCACGCGACAGGATCTGCTGAAGGAGATCTGGGGCAGTGAGCAGGTGTCCGACTCGGGCTACCTGCGCCTGTACATGTCGCAGCTGCGCAAGAAGCTCGAGCAGGAGCCGGCCGCGCCGGTGCACCTGCTCACCGAGGCGGGGATGGGCTACCGGCTCGTGCTCTGA